From a single Coriobacteriaceae bacterium genomic region:
- the alaS gene encoding alanine--tRNA ligase → MSADYPSMTTAEIRSKFLNFFEERGLKLYPSSSLVPDDPSLLLANAGMNQFKEYYQGKKTMKEIGAISCQKCVRTNDIDCIGEDGRHLSFFEMLGDFSFGGVSKQQACAWAFELITKEFKLPLDRLYFTVFTEDDETHDVWRSLGVAEDHISRLGEDDNFWAAGPTGPCGPCSEIYFDMGEEVGCGSPDCKPGCDCDRFLEFWNLVFTQYDRQEDGSMPELPHRNLDTGMGLERMAAIMQHKTANYDGDLMQHLIKLGEEISGKTYDADDYSGASRSLRIIADHSRAVDFMISDGILPGNEGREYVLRRLLRRAVFHGRLLGIEGAFLTKFIDEVNAQMGEAYPELLKNVALVKGIVASEEERFSTTLDNGRVYLDEALAALAEGAVLPGDVAFKLHDTFGFPIDLTVEIAGAAGHDVDMDGFTACMEDQKARARANAKGDAWGSFNDVWVELSDKVAATEFDGYDNDAIEGAKVVAIVRNGESVESAAAGEDVEVVLDRTPFYAEMGGQQGDAGELSAEGVVLTVADTKNHNGLYAHVAHIAEGTLAVGATVTAALDAERRGFLRRNHTATHLLDAALKQVLGEHVSQAGSLVTPEHLRFDFTHFEALSSEQLKAVEDLVNQQIFASKPVVTRVMGIDEAKAAGAVALFGEKYGDVVRVVSVGAEDQPFSRELCGGTHAANTAEIGLFKIISESSTGSNVRRIEAVTSKGALDYMADRLALVDAAAAALKCRVDEVPARVENLQAELRETSNKLKKALTGGSSDAISSAIEGAVELDGYKLVVAELQGLEAADLRNVWDTVHQKVAGPVACVVASVTEKGTPALLAAGSDDAVKAGFHAGNVIKQIAGLVDGRGGGRPNMAQAGGKNAAGIADALAAAKTALGA, encoded by the coding sequence ATGAGTGCTGACTACCCGTCAATGACTACGGCCGAGATTCGCTCCAAGTTCCTCAACTTCTTTGAGGAGCGCGGTCTTAAGCTCTATCCTTCTTCGTCCCTCGTCCCCGACGATCCTTCGCTGCTGCTTGCCAACGCCGGCATGAACCAGTTTAAGGAGTACTACCAGGGCAAGAAGACCATGAAGGAGATCGGCGCGATTTCCTGCCAGAAGTGCGTCCGCACCAACGACATCGATTGCATCGGCGAGGACGGCCGTCACCTGTCCTTCTTCGAGATGCTCGGCGATTTCTCTTTTGGCGGCGTTTCCAAGCAGCAGGCCTGCGCTTGGGCCTTTGAGCTCATTACCAAGGAGTTCAAGCTGCCGCTTGACCGCCTGTACTTCACCGTCTTTACCGAGGACGACGAGACCCACGATGTGTGGCGCTCCCTGGGCGTTGCCGAGGATCACATCTCCCGCCTGGGCGAGGACGACAACTTCTGGGCCGCTGGCCCCACCGGCCCCTGCGGTCCGTGCTCTGAGATCTACTTTGATATGGGCGAGGAGGTCGGCTGCGGCAGCCCCGACTGCAAGCCTGGCTGCGACTGCGACCGCTTCTTGGAGTTCTGGAACCTCGTCTTTACCCAGTACGACCGCCAGGAGGACGGCTCCATGCCGGAGCTGCCGCACCGCAACCTCGATACGGGTATGGGCCTGGAGCGCATGGCCGCCATCATGCAGCATAAGACCGCCAACTACGACGGCGATCTGATGCAGCACCTCATCAAGCTGGGCGAGGAGATCAGCGGTAAGACCTATGACGCCGATGATTACTCCGGTGCTAGCCGTTCTCTGCGCATCATCGCCGACCACTCCCGTGCCGTCGACTTCATGATCTCTGACGGCATCCTTCCCGGTAACGAGGGTCGCGAGTACGTCCTTCGCCGCCTGCTCCGTCGTGCCGTGTTCCACGGTCGCCTGCTGGGCATCGAGGGCGCCTTCCTGACCAAGTTCATCGACGAAGTCAACGCTCAGATGGGCGAGGCCTATCCCGAGTTGCTCAAGAACGTCGCCCTCGTCAAGGGTATCGTCGCCTCCGAGGAGGAGCGCTTCTCCACGACGCTCGACAACGGCCGTGTTTACCTGGACGAGGCCCTGGCAGCGCTTGCCGAGGGCGCTGTGCTTCCGGGCGACGTTGCCTTTAAGCTGCACGACACCTTTGGTTTCCCCATTGACCTGACTGTCGAGATCGCCGGCGCTGCTGGCCACGACGTCGACATGGACGGCTTCACCGCCTGCATGGAGGACCAGAAGGCCCGCGCTCGTGCCAACGCCAAGGGCGATGCCTGGGGCAGCTTCAACGACGTGTGGGTCGAGCTTTCCGACAAGGTCGCCGCGACCGAGTTCGACGGCTATGACAACGATGCGATCGAGGGTGCCAAGGTTGTCGCCATCGTTCGCAACGGCGAGTCGGTCGAGTCCGCTGCCGCCGGCGAGGACGTCGAGGTCGTGCTCGACCGCACCCCGTTCTACGCCGAGATGGGCGGCCAGCAGGGTGACGCCGGCGAGCTTTCCGCCGAGGGCGTTGTTCTGACCGTTGCCGATACCAAGAACCACAACGGCCTGTATGCTCACGTCGCCCACATTGCCGAGGGCACGCTGGCCGTCGGTGCTACCGTGACCGCCGCGCTCGACGCCGAGCGCCGTGGCTTCCTGCGCCGCAACCACACCGCGACGCACCTGCTCGACGCCGCCCTTAAGCAGGTCCTGGGCGAGCACGTCTCCCAGGCCGGCTCGCTGGTGACGCCCGAGCACCTGCGCTTTGACTTTACGCACTTCGAGGCCCTGTCCTCCGAGCAGCTCAAGGCTGTCGAGGACCTGGTCAACCAGCAGATCTTCGCTTCCAAGCCGGTCGTGACCCGTGTCATGGGCATCGACGAGGCTAAGGCTGCCGGCGCTGTCGCCCTGTTTGGCGAGAAGTATGGCGACGTCGTCCGCGTTGTCTCCGTGGGCGCTGAGGACCAGCCGTTCTCCCGCGAACTCTGCGGTGGCACACACGCTGCCAACACCGCCGAGATCGGCCTGTTCAAGATCATTTCCGAGTCCTCCACGGGCTCCAATGTCCGCCGTATCGAGGCCGTGACCTCTAAGGGTGCCCTCGACTATATGGCCGACCGCCTGGCACTCGTTGACGCCGCCGCCGCTGCGCTCAAGTGCCGCGTGGATGAGGTTCCCGCTCGTGTGGAGAACCTGCAGGCCGAGCTGCGCGAGACGTCCAATAAGCTCAAAAAGGCTCTGACCGGTGGCTCCTCCGACGCCATCTCCAGCGCCATCGAGGGCGCCGTCGAGCTCGACGGCTATAAGCTCGTTGTCGCTGAGCTCCAGGGCCTTGAGGCTGCCGACCTGCGCAACGTATGGGATACCGTGCATCAGAAGGTCGCCGGCCCTGTCGCTTGTGTCGTCGCCAGCGTGACTGAGAAGGGCACTCCGGCCCTGCTCGCTGCCGGCTCTGATGACGCCGTCAAGGCCGGTTTCCACGCCGGTAACGTGATCAAGCAGATCGCGGGTCTGGTCGACGGTCGCGGTGGCGGTCGTCCCAACATGGCCCAGGCCGGTGGCAAGAATGCTGCCGGCATCGCCGATGCCCTCGCGGCCGCTAAGACCGCGCTCGGCGCCTAA
- a CDS encoding replication-associated recombination protein A codes for MDDLFSASTRERSFQNAPLAVRMRPNSLDEYVGQQKAVGKGSWLRAAIEHDVLSSVILYGPAGTGKTTLAHIIANHTKSEFVEVSAVTGTVKDLRRVIDEAKTRLNTYDRRTILFIDEIHRFSKSQQDALLHAVENRTVIMIGATTENPYFEVNSALLSRGRVVELEHLKDEDIAMLIERALEAPQGLNGKFSADEDTVKTICTLAAGDARSALTTLELASEIAVTRPDTEGTPAPAAGERYPITVDDVKIANPRRGFTYDKNGDMHYDIISAFIKSMRGSDPDATIYWLARMIDAGEDPKFIARRIMIHASEDVGNADPQALLVAHAAFKSAEVIGYPECRINLAQAALYVCLAPKSNACEASIDAALADIHSSGLREVPSYLRDRHRPGSDEYGVYKYPHDYPEGWVDQRYLPEGLERGAFWQPAGRGWEEWRAEQSERDRSGNAPK; via the coding sequence ATGGACGACCTTTTTTCTGCTTCGACGCGCGAGCGTTCCTTTCAGAATGCGCCGCTTGCGGTGCGCATGCGCCCCAATTCGCTCGACGAGTACGTGGGCCAGCAAAAGGCCGTCGGTAAGGGTTCATGGCTGCGTGCCGCGATCGAGCACGACGTGCTTTCGAGCGTGATTCTGTACGGGCCTGCCGGTACGGGCAAGACGACGCTGGCCCACATTATCGCCAACCATACCAAGAGCGAGTTTGTCGAGGTCAGCGCCGTCACGGGTACCGTGAAGGACCTGCGTCGTGTGATTGATGAGGCCAAGACGCGCCTGAATACGTACGACCGCCGCACCATTCTATTCATCGATGAGATTCACCGCTTCTCTAAGTCGCAGCAGGATGCCCTGCTGCATGCAGTTGAGAACCGTACCGTCATTATGATTGGCGCTACGACGGAGAATCCGTACTTCGAGGTCAACTCGGCGCTGCTCTCACGTGGTCGCGTCGTGGAGCTTGAGCATTTAAAGGACGAGGATATCGCCATGCTTATCGAGCGTGCGCTCGAGGCACCTCAGGGCCTGAACGGCAAATTCTCGGCCGATGAGGATACGGTTAAGACCATTTGCACGCTGGCAGCGGGTGACGCTCGCTCGGCGCTCACGACGCTTGAGCTTGCGAGCGAGATTGCCGTCACGCGTCCCGATACCGAGGGAACGCCAGCGCCTGCGGCGGGGGAGCGCTATCCCATCACCGTGGATGACGTGAAGATCGCCAACCCGCGTCGCGGCTTTACGTATGACAAAAACGGCGACATGCACTACGACATCATCAGTGCGTTTATTAAGTCTATGCGCGGTAGCGACCCCGATGCCACGATCTATTGGCTCGCGCGCATGATCGATGCTGGGGAGGATCCTAAGTTTATCGCTCGCCGCATTATGATTCACGCTTCTGAGGATGTTGGCAACGCCGACCCGCAGGCGCTTTTGGTGGCGCATGCTGCCTTTAAATCTGCTGAAGTTATTGGCTATCCTGAATGTCGCATTAACCTTGCACAAGCTGCGCTCTATGTGTGCTTGGCGCCCAAGTCCAATGCGTGCGAGGCCTCGATCGATGCGGCGCTAGCCGATATCCACAGCAGTGGTCTTCGCGAGGTGCCCAGCTACCTGCGCGATCGCCATCGCCCGGGCAGCGATGAATACGGTGTGTATAAGTATCCGCACGATTATCCCGAAGGCTGGGTCGATCAGCGCTATTTGCCCGAAGGCTTGGAACGCGGTGCATTTTGGCAGCCTGCCGGCCGCGGTTGGGAAGAATGGCGCGCAGAGCAAAGTGAACGCGACCGCAGCGGGAATGCACCGAAGTAG
- a CDS encoding AI-2E family transporter, whose translation MSEHPQQTDRVLRDTRILTLRIWAVVGCIVIAAVIFNLMGILAPVIEFLAVGSIIAFVMSPITNWLEHHGVNRGIGSLIALIVVVAVLVGVVCILSPILFGQIMEVLSRLPEQLRVAGGDLNEMISHAKTLNNTPLKEYLDDNLSSLVTVASKYVSQIAAELGRGVFPLITNTASQLFVIFLGLVLAYWMACDYPRMHHEICTIIGQEKETSYRFMVAILSRSVGGYMRGMVVTSICGGILAFIGFMIIGHPYAALMAIFTGIMHLVPVVGPWVSAAIATVLGFMFSPMLALWTLIVTMVAQNVTDNVISPKVMQSSVQVHPIMSLTALVIGSALMGPIGMIIAIPLCAALKGIFVYYFENETGRQLVAYDGAVFKGTPYRDADGNPVAAYDALGDDTFIYESELIGNETAPEAQAMPKPEFDNPWIKLSGLQPDSTGFFKNPFAKDDDSNTDDTKTGIDGSMDDSDSK comes from the coding sequence ATGAGTGAGCACCCCCAACAAACCGATCGCGTGCTGCGCGACACCCGCATTCTGACGCTGCGCATTTGGGCTGTTGTCGGCTGCATTGTTATTGCTGCTGTCATCTTTAACCTTATGGGCATCCTGGCACCGGTTATCGAGTTTCTCGCTGTTGGTTCCATCATTGCCTTTGTGATGTCCCCGATCACCAACTGGCTCGAGCACCATGGCGTGAATCGCGGCATCGGTTCGCTTATCGCGCTTATTGTTGTTGTTGCCGTGCTCGTCGGTGTCGTTTGTATCTTGTCGCCGATTCTCTTTGGTCAGATCATGGAAGTCCTGAGCCGCCTGCCCGAGCAGCTTCGTGTTGCGGGAGGCGACCTCAATGAGATGATCTCGCATGCCAAGACGCTCAACAACACGCCGCTCAAGGAGTATTTGGACGATAATCTTTCGTCGTTGGTTACCGTGGCATCGAAGTATGTGTCTCAGATCGCTGCCGAGCTTGGCCGCGGTGTGTTCCCGCTCATCACCAATACGGCTTCGCAGTTATTCGTGATCTTCCTTGGTCTGGTGCTTGCCTACTGGATGGCTTGCGACTACCCTCGCATGCACCACGAGATCTGCACCATCATCGGTCAGGAGAAGGAGACCTCGTACCGCTTTATGGTCGCCATCCTTTCTCGCTCTGTCGGCGGCTACATGCGCGGTATGGTCGTGACGTCTATCTGCGGCGGCATCTTGGCCTTTATCGGTTTTATGATCATCGGTCATCCGTATGCGGCGCTCATGGCTATCTTTACCGGCATCATGCATTTGGTTCCGGTCGTCGGTCCTTGGGTGAGCGCAGCAATCGCCACAGTGCTTGGTTTCATGTTCAGCCCCATGTTGGCGTTATGGACGCTCATCGTGACGATGGTCGCGCAAAACGTCACCGATAACGTGATTTCGCCCAAGGTTATGCAGAGCTCGGTGCAGGTGCATCCCATTATGAGCCTCACGGCGCTCGTTATTGGCTCAGCACTCATGGGCCCCATCGGTATGATTATTGCCATCCCGCTGTGTGCGGCCCTCAAGGGTATCTTCGTGTACTACTTCGAGAATGAGACCGGCCGCCAGCTTGTGGCCTATGACGGTGCCGTGTTTAAGGGCACGCCGTACCGCGATGCCGATGGCAACCCGGTCGCCGCCTACGACGCGCTCGGCGACGACACCTTCATCTATGAGTCCGAGCTCATCGGTAACGAGACTGCGCCCGAGGCCCAGGCGATGCCTAAGCCCGAGTTCGATAATCCCTGGATCAAGCTCTCGGGTTTGCAACCCGATTCCACGGGCTTCTTCAAGAACCCCTTTGCCAAGGATGACGATTCCAACACGGACGACACCAAAACCGGCATCGACGGCTCCATGGACGATTCGGATTCTAAATAG
- a CDS encoding glycosyltransferase family 2 protein, with protein sequence MLAFLQTNTPIVIFNQIVVTLLTVCFLYQVVFFVIGALRGEVAPPKAKKLHRYAFFIAAHNEEAVIANLVRSIKDQDYPSELIEVFVVADACTDNTAQLAREAGAIVYERNDLARKGKSWVMDFGFDRILNEYPDTFEGYFIFDADNVISRDYVSKMNDAFDQGFHVVTSYRNSKNFGSSWISAANATWYLREARFLNNARNICKTSCAVSGSGYLISSSVIEGMHGWQFHTLTEDIQFTTFCAIHGIRIGYAPAEFFDEQPVTFKASWKQRMRWTKGFYQVFFTYGKHLVKSTFRYHRFAAYDMFMTIAPGMLLSLISMLANATFLIVGGLSHGFLATEVEMQACAASLIMTFAMMYQTFFILALLTTIFEYKHIHCAQKWRLVTNLFTFPIFMFSYIPITVAALFLKVDWVPTQHAVNVTLDEVMQGAK encoded by the coding sequence ATGCTCGCCTTTTTACAAACCAACACACCCATCGTGATCTTCAACCAGATTGTCGTCACGCTGCTCACGGTCTGCTTTCTGTACCAGGTGGTCTTCTTTGTCATTGGCGCTCTTCGTGGCGAGGTCGCGCCTCCCAAGGCCAAAAAACTCCATCGCTATGCTTTCTTTATCGCGGCGCATAACGAGGAGGCCGTGATTGCCAATCTCGTTCGCTCCATCAAGGACCAGGATTATCCGTCCGAGCTCATCGAGGTTTTCGTGGTCGCCGATGCCTGCACCGACAACACGGCGCAGCTCGCGCGCGAGGCCGGTGCCATTGTTTACGAGCGCAATGACCTGGCCCGCAAGGGCAAGAGCTGGGTCATGGACTTTGGCTTCGACCGCATTCTCAACGAGTATCCCGACACGTTTGAGGGCTACTTTATCTTCGATGCCGACAACGTTATCTCCCGCGATTACGTTTCCAAGATGAATGATGCCTTTGACCAGGGCTTCCATGTGGTCACGAGCTATCGCAATTCCAAGAACTTCGGCAGCTCGTGGATCTCGGCAGCTAATGCTACTTGGTACCTGCGCGAGGCGCGCTTCCTCAACAACGCGCGCAATATCTGCAAGACGTCCTGCGCTGTTTCGGGTTCGGGTTACCTTATCTCGTCAAGCGTTATCGAGGGCATGCACGGTTGGCAGTTCCATACGCTGACCGAGGATATTCAGTTCACCACGTTCTGCGCCATTCACGGCATTCGCATCGGTTATGCGCCTGCGGAGTTCTTTGACGAGCAACCCGTGACGTTCAAGGCATCCTGGAAGCAGCGTATGCGCTGGACCAAGGGCTTCTACCAGGTCTTTTTTACCTATGGCAAGCATCTTGTCAAATCGACGTTCCGCTATCATCGCTTTGCCGCGTACGACATGTTTATGACCATCGCTCCGGGCATGCTGCTGTCCCTGATCTCCATGCTCGCCAACGCGACGTTCCTGATCGTGGGCGGTCTTTCGCATGGTTTCTTGGCTACCGAAGTCGAGATGCAGGCGTGCGCCGCTTCGCTCATTATGACCTTCGCCATGATGTATCAGACGTTCTTTATCCTGGCGCTGCTCACGACTATCTTTGAGTACAAGCACATTCACTGCGCGCAAAAGTGGCGTCTGGTTACTAACCTGTTTACCTTCCCGATCTTTATGTTCAGCTATATCCCCATCACGGTGGCTGCGCTGTTCCTGAAGGTCGACTGGGTGCCGACGCAGCACGCCGTCAACGTCACCCTTGACGAGGTCATGCAAGGCGCCAAATAA
- a CDS encoding prepilin peptidase has product MVYIPFWLFAIAGAVIDARDRRFPNSLAGACAVAALAGVWFDLGLNTALDHAGLAVIVYLALVLTESFWRRLRQTPGIGMGDAKALFALCTLDPMGGIVAFAAALLVLALSCLITKSRSLPLLPFLVPIFAIIEVVGCTL; this is encoded by the coding sequence ATGGTCTATATCCCGTTTTGGTTGTTTGCTATTGCTGGCGCCGTTATCGATGCTCGTGATCGGCGGTTCCCGAATTCGCTTGCCGGCGCGTGTGCGGTGGCGGCGTTAGCGGGTGTTTGGTTCGATCTCGGTTTGAACACAGCGCTTGACCACGCAGGTCTTGCCGTCATCGTGTATCTTGCTCTCGTGCTGACTGAGTCCTTCTGGCGTCGTCTTCGCCAAACCCCGGGCATCGGCATGGGAGATGCTAAGGCACTTTTCGCGCTTTGCACGCTCGACCCTATGGGTGGCATCGTGGCATTTGCCGCTGCGCTCCTGGTTCTTGCCCTCTCCTGCCTCATCACGAAATCGCGCTCTCTGCCATTGCTCCCGTTTTTGGTGCCGATTTTTGCCATAATCGAGGTCGTGGGCTGCACTTTGTAA
- a CDS encoding HD domain-containing protein: MAINQETAVIKARMDRIPSALSSELVERISADRASGHVNPYRCNDDQVIRRIDRAADKGTLMRPAFMRDTEKILHLPAYTRYAGKTQVFSFRSNDDLSRRGLHVQLVSRIARDIGRALGLNCDLIEAIGLGHDLGHTPFGHAGERFLNDIFHERTGRYFFHNVQSVRVLDALYGRNVSLQTLDGVLCHNGEYEQRVFELSDMGSFDQFDQTVEDCIATGYSAIEHLRPMTLEGCVVRISDILAYVGRDRQDAIAAGLLSPDAFDDGRGGAYNSWILTHASIDIVEHSYGKPRIEMSEDLFEEIRRAKHENYEKIYSKGGIEGDSEAELREAFEKLYDRCLQDINEGDESSYIFKHHISRIEQQLSYYDRTYAWQDDKDQTVVDYISSMTDGYFCELTSKLFPGLKFPHRTYINER; the protein is encoded by the coding sequence ATGGCAATTAATCAAGAAACGGCCGTCATTAAGGCGCGCATGGACCGTATTCCCTCGGCGTTGTCGTCCGAACTTGTCGAGCGCATTTCCGCCGATCGTGCTTCGGGGCATGTCAACCCGTATCGTTGCAACGACGATCAGGTCATTCGTCGTATTGATCGCGCCGCCGACAAAGGCACGCTTATGCGTCCGGCGTTTATGCGCGATACCGAAAAGATACTTCATCTTCCGGCGTACACCCGTTATGCAGGCAAAACGCAGGTCTTTAGCTTCCGTAGCAATGATGATCTTTCACGCCGCGGTTTGCACGTACAGCTTGTCTCCCGCATTGCGCGCGATATCGGTCGCGCCCTGGGGCTCAATTGCGATCTGATCGAGGCGATTGGCCTGGGTCACGACTTGGGACACACGCCTTTCGGCCATGCCGGCGAGCGCTTCCTCAACGATATCTTTCATGAGCGTACGGGGCGTTATTTTTTCCATAACGTGCAGTCGGTCCGCGTGCTCGACGCGTTGTATGGCCGCAACGTGTCGCTCCAGACGCTCGACGGCGTGCTATGCCATAACGGCGAGTACGAGCAGCGTGTGTTTGAGCTCTCGGACATGGGCTCCTTTGACCAGTTTGACCAGACGGTTGAGGATTGCATTGCCACGGGCTATAGCGCAATTGAGCATCTGCGTCCCATGACGCTCGAAGGCTGCGTGGTCCGCATCTCTGATATCCTTGCCTACGTTGGGCGCGATCGCCAAGACGCCATTGCGGCGGGCCTGCTTTCGCCCGACGCTTTTGATGATGGCCGGGGCGGTGCCTACAACAGTTGGATCCTCACGCATGCCTCCATCGATATCGTTGAGCACAGTTATGGTAAGCCGCGCATCGAGATGAGCGAGGACCTGTTTGAGGAAATTCGCCGAGCCAAGCACGAGAACTACGAGAAGATCTATAGCAAGGGCGGTATCGAAGGCGATTCCGAGGCGGAGCTGCGCGAGGCATTCGAAAAACTCTACGACCGTTGCCTGCAGGATATAAACGAAGGCGACGAGTCCTCCTACATCTTTAAGCACCACATTTCGCGCATTGAGCAGCAGCTTTCCTACTACGATCGCACCTATGCATGGCAGGACGATAAAGATCAGACCGTAGTTGATTACATTTCGAGCATGACGGATGGCTATTTCTGTGAGCTCACGAGCAAGTTGTTCCCGGGATTGAAGTTTCCGCATCGTACCTATATTAACGAACGGTAG
- a CDS encoding RNA polymerase sigma factor SigF: protein MTERSRSGKTAWDKEKTRELFRRYKETGDPDAREQLVMSHMNLVRFLANKFKNRGEPLDDLMQVGYLGLLKAIDRFDPERGLEFTTFATPTILGEIKRHFRDKGWSVRVPRRLQELSAKVNQATDKLTNELQRSPKVEEIAEYLDVTVDEVLEAMESSSAYTSVPIEAPGASDSDDAPSILDRYADDDNELDFTDDRLVIEEAIRDFSPREREVIELRFVKGMTQIEIAKKLGISQVQVSRLLRRTLKKIQDKIDPDGVMIRS from the coding sequence ATGACCGAACGTTCCCGGAGCGGTAAGACCGCTTGGGACAAGGAGAAAACCCGCGAGCTGTTTCGTCGCTATAAAGAGACCGGTGACCCGGACGCACGCGAGCAGCTCGTCATGTCCCACATGAACCTGGTAAGGTTTCTTGCCAACAAGTTTAAGAACCGCGGCGAGCCGCTCGATGACCTGATGCAGGTTGGTTATTTGGGCCTGCTCAAGGCTATCGACCGCTTTGACCCTGAGCGCGGACTCGAGTTCACCACGTTTGCCACGCCTACCATCTTGGGCGAGATCAAGCGTCACTTCCGCGACAAGGGCTGGAGCGTGCGCGTGCCCCGTCGCTTGCAGGAGCTCTCGGCCAAGGTCAACCAGGCTACCGATAAGCTCACCAACGAGCTACAGCGCTCGCCCAAGGTTGAGGAGATCGCTGAGTATCTAGATGTGACTGTCGATGAGGTCCTCGAGGCTATGGAATCGTCTTCGGCCTATACCTCGGTGCCCATCGAGGCTCCTGGTGCGTCCGATTCCGACGATGCCCCTTCGATTCTCGACCGTTACGCCGACGACGACAACGAGCTCGACTTTACCGATGACCGCCTGGTGATCGAGGAAGCCATCCGTGATTTCTCGCCGCGCGAGCGCGAGGTGATCGAGCTGCGCTTTGTGAAGGGCATGACCCAGATCGAGATCGCCAAGAAGCTGGGTATTTCTCAGGTGCAGGTTTCGCGTCTGCTGCGCCGCACGCTTAAGAAGATTCAGGACAAGATCGACCCCGACGGAGTGATGATTCGTTCATGA
- a CDS encoding ATP-binding protein: MSSEATCPITLTVAGDPRLARLVRMTAANVGALCSMSVDRIEDIRMAAEEAFIFGCTAVDSDDISIKFDVDESHVGMTFTFGDQATVDEDDQAAVYAELILASVCDSYEKTAAPLTLSLDLKADI; this comes from the coding sequence ATGAGTAGCGAAGCAACTTGCCCCATTACGCTGACCGTTGCCGGCGACCCGCGTCTGGCGCGCCTTGTGCGCATGACGGCGGCAAATGTCGGTGCGCTCTGCTCCATGTCCGTCGATCGCATCGAGGACATTCGTATGGCTGCCGAGGAAGCATTTATTTTCGGCTGCACGGCTGTTGATTCCGATGACATCTCGATCAAATTCGATGTCGACGAATCTCACGTTGGCATGACCTTTACCTTTGGCGACCAGGCCACCGTCGACGAGGATGACCAGGCCGCTGTGTATGCCGAGCTCATTTTGGCGAGCGTGTGCGACTCCTACGAAAAGACTGCGGCGCCCCTGACGCTTTCCCTCGACCTCAAGGCGGATATCTAA
- a CDS encoding RluA family pseudouridine synthase, with the protein MADIHILVADDCSGQRLDAFLGANDGCPTRSACAHLIEGGAVIVNGETCLSKKYAVRSGDRISVDLPEPHDPTDVIPEAIPLDIRYEDDYLIVLSKQRGLVCHPAHGHESGTLANALVYHCGIDHLGTVQGEDRPGIVHRLDRDTSGLMLAAKDDDTQRALQNLIRTRTLDRRYITLVHGHIAMDEGTINTGIARSTRDRVKMAVSDDPFARQAITTFKVLERFDSTRFDDGYTLVECHLFTGRTHQIRVHMRHINHACVGDPLYGKCDARADQGLTRQFLHSWRVAFDHPVTGERIECRDELPWDLAAVLDDLAPRSLGRTAAGDEIVPQLGLLEA; encoded by the coding sequence ATGGCCGACATTCATATTCTTGTTGCCGACGATTGCTCTGGCCAGCGTCTCGACGCCTTTCTGGGTGCCAACGACGGCTGCCCCACGCGCTCTGCCTGCGCGCATCTGATCGAGGGCGGCGCCGTAATCGTGAACGGCGAGACCTGCCTATCAAAAAAATATGCTGTGCGCTCCGGTGACCGCATCTCGGTCGACCTGCCCGAGCCGCATGATCCCACTGATGTGATTCCCGAGGCCATCCCCCTCGATATCCGTTACGAGGACGACTACCTCATCGTGCTCTCCAAGCAGCGCGGCCTGGTGTGCCATCCCGCCCATGGCCACGAGAGCGGCACGCTTGCGAACGCTCTGGTCTACCACTGCGGCATTGACCATCTGGGTACCGTGCAGGGTGAGGACCGCCCCGGCATCGTGCATCGTTTAGATCGCGATACCTCGGGCCTCATGCTTGCGGCAAAAGACGACGACACGCAGCGCGCGCTCCAAAATCTCATTCGCACGCGCACGCTCGATCGTCGCTATATCACGCTCGTTCACGGACATATCGCTATGGATGAGGGCACCATTAACACCGGCATTGCCCGTTCTACGCGTGACCGTGTCAAGATGGCGGTTTCGGACGATCCTTTCGCGCGCCAGGCCATTACGACCTTTAAGGTCCTCGAGCGCTTCGATTCCACGCGTTTTGACGACGGCTATACGCTCGTCGAGTGCCACCTGTTTACGGGCCGCACACATCAGATTCGCGTGCATATGCGCCATATCAACCACGCCTGCGTGGGCGATCCGCTCTACGGCAAGTGCGATGCACGCGCCGATCAGGGTCTGACCAGGCAATTCCTTCATTCCTGGCGTGTTGCATTCGACCATCCCGTGACGGGGGAGCGCATTGAGTGCCGCGACGAGCTACCGTGGGATCTCGCCGCGGTTCTTGACGACCTGGCCCCGCGCTCGCTTGGCCGCACCGCTGCCGGCGACGAAATCGTTCCGCAGCTCGGTCTGCTCGAAGCCTAG